One window from the genome of Pseudomonas sp. L5B5 encodes:
- a CDS encoding TonB-dependent siderophore receptor, whose amino-acid sequence MHFSTLLPARSILALAICLACGHAAAVEPATAPGNQAPNTHGFSIARQPLAEALDQLSTQSGLQIAYSSSMAQGLESPGVSGRMSAEQALAKLLEGTGLGFERNGVNAVLLTRLPAVDKAVELEATQIISNQLGTVTEGTGSYTPGTLATATRLVLSPRQTPQSVSVITRQHMEDFSLNNVDDVMRHTPGITVSAYDTDRTNYYARGFSINNFQYDGIPSTSRNVAYSAGNTLSDMAIYDRVEVLKGATGLLTGAGSLGATINLVRKKPTAEFKGHASLGAGSWDNYRSEVDVSGPLTDSGNVRGRAVAAYQDKKSFLDHYSRKTETYYGILEFDLSPDTMLTVGADMQDNIPKGSSWSGTFPLVNSNGSINKMSRSYNNGTTWSAWEQYTRTAFAMLEHDLGEGWVTKLQLDHKINSYHAELGSIQFDQPQADGSAEINGQKYTGETKSTSADLYASGPFSLFGRDHELVLGGSISTSRWQGKGYWSPVWPQGNKVDFYNWNGQISRPIWQAPAQITDDTTRQTGAYLTTRLNVVDDLNVILGGRVVNYHQTGLTPSYRESGRFVPYAGIIYDLNENFSAYASYTDIFMPQESFNKDKDQKLLEPDEGQNYELGLKGEFFEGRLNSSLAYFEIRENNRPISDDAYNNLTPTPDNFAYKGSKAVTKGYEAEISGELRPGWQIQAGYTHKVVRDDKGDKLSTFEPEDQVNLYTTYKLKGELDKLTVGGGLRWQSKGWYSIYNKPLDRNQDITQQSYWLVDLMTRYQITDNLSATLNVNNIFDKSYYTNVGFYNSAAYGEPRNFMLSTRWDF is encoded by the coding sequence ATGCACTTCTCAACCCTTCTCCCCGCCCGCAGCATCCTGGCCCTGGCCATCTGCCTGGCCTGCGGCCACGCGGCGGCTGTCGAGCCTGCGACCGCTCCCGGCAATCAAGCGCCGAATACCCATGGTTTCTCCATTGCCCGGCAACCCCTGGCCGAGGCCCTGGACCAGCTGAGCACCCAGAGCGGGTTGCAGATCGCCTATTCCTCGTCGATGGCCCAAGGCCTCGAATCACCGGGAGTCAGCGGCAGGATGAGCGCTGAACAGGCACTGGCCAAGCTGCTGGAAGGCACTGGCCTGGGCTTCGAACGCAATGGCGTCAACGCCGTGCTGTTGACCCGCCTGCCTGCGGTCGACAAGGCGGTGGAACTGGAAGCGACCCAGATCATCAGCAACCAGCTGGGCACCGTTACCGAAGGCACCGGCTCCTATACCCCAGGCACCCTCGCCACCGCGACCCGGCTGGTCCTGAGCCCCCGCCAGACCCCGCAATCGGTGAGCGTCATCACTCGCCAGCACATGGAGGATTTCAGTCTCAACAACGTCGACGACGTGATGCGCCACACCCCGGGCATCACCGTGTCGGCCTACGATACCGACCGGACGAACTATTACGCCCGCGGCTTTTCGATCAACAACTTCCAGTACGACGGTATTCCCTCCACCTCACGCAACGTCGCCTACTCGGCGGGCAACACCCTGAGCGACATGGCGATCTACGACCGGGTCGAAGTCCTCAAGGGTGCCACCGGCCTGCTGACCGGCGCCGGCTCCCTCGGCGCCACCATCAACCTGGTGCGCAAGAAACCCACCGCCGAGTTCAAGGGGCATGCCTCCCTCGGCGCAGGCTCGTGGGACAACTATCGCAGCGAGGTGGACGTCAGTGGCCCACTGACCGACAGCGGCAATGTCCGGGGGCGCGCAGTGGCGGCCTACCAGGACAAGAAGTCATTCCTGGACCATTACTCGCGCAAGACCGAAACCTACTACGGCATCCTCGAATTCGACCTGTCCCCCGACACGATGCTGACCGTAGGCGCCGACATGCAGGACAACATTCCCAAGGGTTCCAGCTGGTCCGGCACTTTCCCGCTGGTCAACTCCAACGGCAGCATCAACAAGATGTCGCGCTCCTACAACAACGGCACCACCTGGAGCGCCTGGGAGCAGTACACCCGCACCGCCTTCGCCATGCTTGAACACGACCTGGGCGAGGGTTGGGTCACCAAGCTGCAACTGGACCACAAGATCAACAGCTACCACGCAGAGCTGGGCTCGATCCAGTTCGATCAGCCCCAGGCCGATGGCAGCGCCGAGATCAACGGCCAGAAGTACACCGGCGAAACCAAGAGCACCTCCGCCGACCTCTATGCCAGCGGTCCGTTCAGCCTGTTCGGGCGCGACCACGAGCTGGTGCTGGGCGGTTCGATCAGCACCTCGCGCTGGCAAGGCAAGGGTTATTGGTCACCGGTCTGGCCCCAGGGCAACAAGGTGGACTTCTACAACTGGAACGGCCAGATTTCCCGGCCCATCTGGCAAGCGCCGGCGCAGATTACCGACGACACCACCCGCCAGACGGGCGCGTACCTGACCACCCGCTTGAACGTGGTCGACGACCTGAACGTCATCCTCGGCGGGCGCGTGGTCAATTACCACCAGACCGGCCTGACCCCGTCGTACCGGGAAAGCGGGCGGTTCGTCCCCTATGCCGGGATCATCTATGACCTCAACGAGAACTTCTCGGCATACGCCAGCTACACCGATATCTTCATGCCCCAGGAGAGCTTCAACAAGGACAAGGACCAGAAGCTGCTGGAGCCGGATGAAGGCCAGAACTACGAGCTGGGCCTGAAGGGGGAATTCTTCGAAGGCCGGTTGAACAGCAGCCTGGCCTACTTCGAGATTCGCGAGAACAACCGGCCGATCTCCGACGACGCCTACAACAACCTGACCCCTACCCCGGACAACTTCGCCTACAAGGGTTCCAAGGCGGTCACCAAGGGCTACGAGGCGGAGATTTCCGGTGAGCTGCGCCCGGGCTGGCAGATCCAGGCCGGCTACACCCACAAGGTGGTGCGCGATGACAAGGGCGACAAGCTCTCCACCTTCGAACCCGAGGATCAGGTCAACCTGTACACCACCTACAAGCTCAAGGGCGAGCTGGACAAGTTGACCGTCGGCGGCGGCCTGCGCTGGCAGAGCAAAGGCTGGTACTCGATCTACAACAAGCCGCTGGACCGCAACCAGGACATCACCCAGCAATCCTACTGGCTGGTGGACCTGATGACTCGCTACCAGATCACCGACAACCTGTCGGCGACCCTGAACGTCAACAATATCTTCGACAAGTCCTACTACACCAACGTCGGTTTCTATAACTCCGCCGCCTACGGCGAACCGCGCAACTTCATGCTCAGCACCCGCTGGGACTTCTGA
- a CDS encoding NUDIX hydrolase, which yields MAEPRIRALALCVFHHQGKILVHQFDDPHQQQTVFRPVGGGIEFGERSDQAIRREVKEELGLPISQLRLLGTLENLFTYLGKPGHEIVQVYDASFDDASVYACSQLHGEETDGMGFTVSWHDSSSFSPQAPLVPQGLERLLKQAGLLD from the coding sequence ATGGCTGAACCGCGTATCCGCGCCCTGGCGCTTTGTGTCTTCCATCACCAGGGCAAGATCCTGGTCCACCAGTTCGACGATCCCCACCAGCAGCAGACGGTCTTCCGCCCGGTAGGTGGCGGCATCGAGTTTGGCGAGCGCAGCGACCAGGCCATCCGCCGCGAGGTGAAGGAGGAGCTGGGGCTGCCCATCAGCCAGCTGCGCCTGCTGGGCACCCTGGAGAATCTGTTCACCTACCTGGGCAAGCCCGGACACGAAATCGTCCAGGTATATGACGCAAGCTTCGACGATGCGAGTGTCTACGCGTGCAGCCAATTGCACGGCGAGGAAACCGACGGCATGGGCTTCACCGTCAGCTGGCATGACAGTTCGAGCTTCAGCCCGCAAGCGCCCCTGGTGCCCCAGGGGCTGGAACGGTTACTCAAGCAGGCCGGCTTGCTCGACTGA
- a CDS encoding DUF4375 domain-containing protein, protein MSNANPITHVAFEADQLCLGWADGLLLRQSLGRYGRLQEASAQQRQAWRISPQGSSVLWPGLGEQGLVIEGGDWIWEHVCEQSMARLQALDWDLERLAARDQAIVALWRLEADGYNGGFLQFFCNWGERSYQLALDALQALGATRARAVVERQRQAIGDLQGHPQLERLWDIPEWLSDEQHELISGELDDQLWTALEEVPALAASHFYPPACE, encoded by the coding sequence TTGTCCAACGCCAATCCCATCACCCACGTCGCTTTCGAAGCGGACCAGCTCTGTCTCGGCTGGGCCGATGGCTTGCTGCTGCGTCAATCCCTGGGGCGTTATGGCCGCTTGCAGGAAGCCTCGGCCCAGCAGCGCCAGGCCTGGCGAATCTCGCCCCAGGGCAGCTCGGTGCTCTGGCCCGGGCTGGGTGAGCAGGGGCTGGTGATCGAGGGGGGTGACTGGATCTGGGAGCATGTGTGCGAGCAGTCCATGGCGCGCTTGCAGGCCCTGGATTGGGACCTGGAACGCCTGGCTGCGCGGGACCAGGCCATCGTCGCCCTGTGGCGCCTGGAAGCGGATGGCTACAACGGTGGTTTCCTGCAGTTCTTCTGCAACTGGGGTGAGCGCAGCTACCAGCTGGCCCTGGACGCACTCCAGGCGTTGGGCGCGACCCGGGCCAGGGCGGTGGTGGAACGCCAGCGGCAGGCGATCGGTGATCTGCAGGGCCATCCGCAGCTGGAGCGACTGTGGGATATTCCCGAGTGGCTCAGCGACGAGCAGCATGAGCTGATCAGTGGCGAACTGGACGATCAATTGTGGACGGCGCTGGAAGAAGTGCCGGCGCTGGCGGCCAGCCATTTCTACCCGCCGGCCTGCGAATGA
- a CDS encoding EcsC family protein: protein MNIQDHPQDYSDLKRAVGLLESPSLTARLSGLLGSPIESAVKALPAVVAQKINGAVVAALHSSADAALWSLDNQPKKQASPRLHKLYAAASGALGGAFGFASLFVELPVSTTIMMRSVADMARSEGFDLADFATKQACIEVFAMGGNSEADDATETGYYLTRSFTTQAMQQLSKELAAIAAKQGADAVSRLSPGQVGKWLAVLIEKVAARYGVTISSKFAAQAVPVIGAFTGATINTLFTDFYQDMARGHFIVKRLEQQYGFEPIKAAYAELKGKRLAG, encoded by the coding sequence GTGAATATCCAAGACCACCCGCAAGACTACTCAGACCTCAAGCGTGCCGTGGGCCTGCTGGAGTCGCCCTCGCTGACGGCACGCCTGTCCGGCCTGCTGGGTTCGCCCATCGAGAGTGCGGTCAAGGCTTTGCCGGCGGTGGTGGCGCAGAAGATCAACGGCGCGGTGGTGGCCGCGCTGCACAGTTCCGCCGATGCGGCGTTGTGGAGCCTGGACAACCAGCCGAAGAAACAGGCCTCGCCGCGCTTGCACAAGCTCTATGCAGCGGCTTCGGGGGCGCTGGGAGGCGCCTTCGGGTTTGCTTCGCTGTTCGTCGAACTGCCGGTATCCACCACCATCATGATGCGTTCGGTGGCCGATATGGCGCGCAGCGAAGGCTTCGACCTGGCGGACTTTGCCACCAAGCAGGCGTGCATCGAAGTGTTCGCCATGGGCGGCAACAGCGAGGCCGACGATGCCACCGAAACTGGTTATTACCTGACCCGCAGCTTCACCACCCAAGCCATGCAGCAACTCTCCAAGGAGCTGGCCGCCATCGCCGCCAAGCAGGGCGCCGATGCCGTCAGCCGGCTCTCGCCAGGGCAGGTGGGCAAGTGGCTGGCGGTGCTGATCGAAAAGGTCGCGGCGCGCTACGGCGTGACCATTTCCAGCAAGTTCGCGGCCCAGGCGGTGCCGGTGATCGGGGCCTTCACCGGCGCCACCATCAATACCCTGTTCACCGACTTCTACCAGGACATGGCCCGCGGGCATTTCATCGTCAAGCGCCTGGAGCAGCAGTATGGTTTCGAGCCGATCAAGGCGGCCTATGCTGAGCTCAAGGGCAAGCGGCTGGCGGGCTGA
- the valS gene encoding valine--tRNA ligase: MITGGCYVTVKRESLTICPTTPSLDDLETRWSRRWLEEGTYAFDRTAPRDAVYSIDTPPPTASGSLHVGHVFSYTHTDIIARFQRMRGKTVFYPMGWDDNGLPTERRVENYYGVRCDPQAHYLPGFQPPATVPARRGDYVAISRRNFIELCHRLTAIDEQAFRSLFVQLGLSVDWGLTYATIDERAQRVSQRALLRNFQRGELYSQQAPCLWDVTFQTAVAQAELEDREQPGAWYDLLFQGQEGPALSIATTRPELLAACVALVAHPDDPRYQGRFGQQLRSPLFEVPVPLLAHPLADPQKGTGLAMVCTFGDLTDVLWWRELQLPTRSIIGRDGRLLEQVPEWLAHLAGRQAYAELAGCNLAQARQRLLPLLHECGGLLGEPRPIRHAVKFFEKGDQPLEIVATRQWYLRNGGRDADRRQQLLERGQTLQWHPPFMRSRYEHWVGGLSGDWLISRQRIFGVPIPFWYPLDARGEPDHDRPIAAAEDALPVDPTLDTPPGYQPEQRGQPHGFIGEQDIMDTWATSSLTPQIAAGWEEGDGLFEQVFPMDLRPQGHDIIRTWLFSTLVRSHLQHAALPWRHVALSGWILDPDRKKMSKSQGNVVTPLALLEQYGSDGVRYWAALGRPGSDTAFEEQQMKIGRRLALKLFNVSKLVFGLPGDPAGPVSQALDQAMLQRLEHVTDQARVALEGHDYSAALMRIEGFFWWFCDDYVELVKRRAYRPEGHSARNALARALSALQRLFAPFLPFVCEEVWRCWQPGSVHRAPWPEGCAGKADAEPWLELVSATLAAIRKAKSDARQSMKAPVARVEVVDQAAFLERLQGARQDLLEAGQVAHLEFIEGPERQVRVWLQA, translated from the coding sequence GTGATAACAGGAGGATGCTATGTCACCGTTAAACGTGAAAGCCTGACGATTTGCCCCACCACCCCCTCGCTTGACGATCTCGAGACACGCTGGTCCCGGCGCTGGCTCGAAGAAGGCACCTACGCCTTCGACCGCACTGCTCCACGGGACGCCGTCTATTCCATCGACACACCGCCGCCCACGGCCTCCGGCTCGCTGCACGTCGGCCATGTGTTCAGCTACACCCACACCGATATCATCGCTCGCTTCCAGCGCATGCGCGGCAAGACCGTGTTCTACCCCATGGGTTGGGACGACAACGGCCTGCCCACCGAACGCCGGGTAGAGAACTACTATGGCGTGCGCTGCGATCCGCAGGCGCACTACCTGCCAGGCTTCCAGCCGCCGGCCACGGTACCGGCACGTCGTGGCGACTATGTCGCGATCAGCCGGCGCAACTTCATCGAACTGTGCCACCGGCTGACGGCCATCGACGAACAGGCGTTTCGCAGCCTGTTCGTGCAACTGGGGTTGTCGGTGGACTGGGGGCTGACCTACGCCACCATCGATGAACGAGCGCAGCGGGTCAGCCAGCGTGCGCTGTTGCGCAACTTCCAGCGCGGCGAGCTGTACAGCCAGCAGGCGCCGTGCCTGTGGGACGTGACGTTCCAGACGGCCGTGGCCCAGGCCGAGCTGGAAGATCGCGAGCAGCCGGGGGCCTGGTACGACCTGTTGTTCCAGGGGCAGGAGGGGCCGGCGCTGAGCATCGCCACCACCCGTCCCGAGTTGCTGGCGGCCTGTGTGGCGCTGGTGGCGCATCCGGATGATCCGCGTTACCAGGGGCGGTTCGGACAGCAGCTGCGTTCGCCGCTGTTCGAGGTACCGGTGCCGCTGCTTGCCCATCCACTGGCCGACCCCCAGAAGGGCACGGGACTGGCGATGGTCTGCACCTTCGGCGATCTGACGGACGTGCTCTGGTGGCGCGAATTGCAGCTGCCGACCCGTTCCATCATCGGCCGTGACGGTCGCCTGCTGGAGCAGGTGCCTGAGTGGCTGGCACATCTCGCGGGGCGCCAGGCCTATGCCGAGCTTGCCGGCTGCAACCTGGCCCAGGCACGCCAGCGGTTGTTGCCGCTGCTGCATGAGTGCGGTGGCCTGCTCGGTGAGCCACGACCGATCCGCCATGCAGTGAAGTTCTTCGAGAAGGGTGACCAGCCGCTGGAAATCGTCGCCACTCGCCAGTGGTACTTGCGCAATGGCGGGCGTGATGCCGACCGGCGCCAGCAATTGCTGGAGCGTGGCCAGACCCTGCAGTGGCATCCACCGTTCATGCGCAGCCGCTATGAGCATTGGGTGGGTGGCCTCAGTGGCGACTGGCTGATCAGCCGGCAACGGATCTTCGGCGTGCCGATTCCGTTCTGGTATCCCCTGGATGCTCGAGGCGAGCCGGACCATGACCGGCCAATCGCCGCCGCCGAGGACGCATTGCCGGTGGACCCGACCCTGGACACGCCGCCAGGCTATCAACCGGAGCAGCGGGGCCAGCCCCATGGCTTCATCGGTGAGCAGGACATCATGGATACCTGGGCCACCAGTTCCCTGACCCCGCAGATCGCCGCGGGCTGGGAGGAGGGCGATGGCCTGTTCGAGCAGGTCTTTCCCATGGACCTGCGCCCCCAGGGGCACGACATCATTCGCACCTGGCTATTCTCGACCCTGGTTCGCAGCCACTTGCAGCACGCTGCCTTGCCTTGGCGGCATGTGGCGCTGTCGGGCTGGATCCTCGATCCGGACCGCAAGAAGATGTCCAAGTCCCAGGGCAACGTGGTCACGCCGCTGGCGCTGCTGGAGCAGTACGGCAGCGATGGCGTGCGCTACTGGGCGGCCCTCGGGCGACCCGGTAGCGATACTGCCTTCGAAGAGCAGCAGATGAAGATCGGCCGGCGCCTGGCGCTCAAGCTGTTCAATGTGTCGAAGCTGGTGTTCGGCCTGCCCGGCGATCCTGCAGGCCCTGTCTCGCAGGCGCTGGACCAGGCCATGCTGCAACGCCTGGAACACGTCACCGACCAGGCGCGAGTGGCGCTGGAAGGCCACGACTACAGCGCTGCGCTGATGCGCATCGAGGGTTTCTTCTGGTGGTTCTGCGATGACTATGTCGAGCTGGTCAAGCGCCGTGCCTACCGGCCAGAAGGGCACTCGGCACGCAATGCCCTGGCCCGGGCCTTGAGCGCCCTGCAGCGGTTGTTTGCGCCATTCCTGCCCTTCGTCTGCGAAGAAGTCTGGCGTTGCTGGCAACCGGGTTCGGTGCACCGTGCGCCCTGGCCCGAGGGCTGTGCGGGGAAGGCGGATGCGGAGCCGTGGCTGGAGCTGGTCAGCGCGACGCTGGCGGCGATCCGCAAGGCCAAGTCCGATGCCCGGCAATCGATGAAAGCGCCGGTGGCGCGGGTCGAAGTGGTGGACCAGGCGGCGTTCCTGGAGCGCCTGCAAGGCGCCCGCCAGGATCTTCTGGAAGCGGGCCAGGTGGCCCATCTGGAGTTCATCGAGGGCCCCGAGCGGCAGGTGCGGGTCTGGTTGCAGGCTTGA
- a CDS encoding barstar family protein, which produces MIDLQRLDIDLSAVGSSAELQILLRDALGFPAWYGCNWDAFWDAITGLVEMPRQLDIHGWPGLCQRLPDDARLLAKCLQRLGDQYPQQASLVTWR; this is translated from the coding sequence GTGATCGATTTGCAGCGGTTGGATATCGACTTGAGCGCGGTGGGCAGTTCGGCTGAACTGCAGATCCTGCTGCGCGACGCCCTGGGGTTTCCCGCGTGGTACGGGTGCAACTGGGATGCGTTCTGGGACGCGATCACCGGGCTGGTGGAAATGCCACGGCAACTGGACATCCATGGCTGGCCGGGGTTGTGCCAGCGTTTGCCCGATGATGCGCGACTGCTTGCCAAGTGCCTGCAGCGGCTGGGCGACCAGTATCCGCAACAGGCTTCGCTGGTGACATGGCGCTGA
- a CDS encoding alpha/beta fold hydrolase, which translates to MPPVRTRQYWIDTPGGQLFAQCWSCTEEQAPPIVLLHDSLGCVALWRDFPERLARASGRRVIAYDRLGFGRSAARSGLPAASFVEDEARGDFQAVCQYLGVERFVVFGHSVGGGMAVGCAAAHGQRCLGLVTESAQAFVEQRTLDGIRQAQRQFAEPGQLQRLHKYHGDKAAWVLQAWTDTWLNEAFGQWNLDMPLARVRCALLVLHGDRDEYGSLLHPERLAARAATTAQVQVFAECGHVPHREYPEAVLERVCGFLAG; encoded by the coding sequence ATGCCACCCGTTCGTACCCGGCAATACTGGATCGATACACCAGGCGGGCAACTGTTCGCCCAATGCTGGAGCTGCACCGAGGAGCAGGCCCCGCCGATTGTCCTGCTGCATGACTCCCTGGGCTGCGTGGCGTTGTGGCGCGATTTTCCCGAGCGCCTGGCCCGGGCCAGCGGGCGCCGGGTGATCGCTTATGACCGTTTGGGCTTCGGTCGTTCGGCGGCCCGCAGCGGGTTGCCTGCGGCGAGTTTCGTCGAGGACGAGGCGCGGGGCGATTTCCAGGCCGTGTGCCAGTACCTGGGCGTCGAGCGGTTCGTGGTGTTTGGCCACAGCGTCGGTGGCGGCATGGCCGTGGGTTGCGCTGCGGCCCATGGACAGCGTTGCCTGGGGCTGGTCACCGAGTCGGCCCAGGCCTTTGTCGAACAGCGGACCCTGGACGGCATTCGCCAGGCGCAACGCCAGTTCGCCGAGCCGGGGCAGTTGCAGCGCTTGCACAAATACCATGGGGACAAGGCGGCCTGGGTCCTGCAGGCCTGGACCGACACCTGGCTGAACGAAGCCTTCGGCCAGTGGAACCTGGATATGCCACTGGCTCGGGTGCGCTGTGCGCTGCTGGTGCTGCATGGCGACCGCGACGAGTACGGCTCGTTGCTGCATCCCGAGCGCCTGGCCGCGCGGGCTGCTACCACGGCCCAGGTGCAGGTGTTCGCCGAGTGCGGCCATGTGCCCCATCGCGAGTATCCCGAGGCGGTACTGGAGCGGGTCTGCGGGTTCCTGGCAGGCTGA
- a CDS encoding PaaI family thioesterase — MAGIEGNGIQEQDMQATPSRTVDRFADLLGVEHLSASFEQAACRLRLGAEHHNALGGVHGGLIFSLADIAFAAACNAGQALYIGLQAEIRYIARARGDELTATATWMGGGRNIAHYQVLVTDNLGNRIALFSASAYRLGQ, encoded by the coding sequence ATGGCCGGCATCGAAGGCAACGGTATCCAGGAGCAGGACATGCAGGCAACCCCTAGCAGGACAGTGGATCGTTTTGCCGATCTGCTGGGCGTCGAACATCTGTCCGCCAGTTTCGAGCAGGCCGCGTGCCGGCTGCGGCTGGGCGCTGAACATCACAACGCCCTGGGGGGCGTGCATGGCGGGCTGATCTTTTCCCTGGCCGACATCGCCTTCGCTGCCGCGTGCAATGCCGGGCAGGCGCTGTACATCGGCCTGCAGGCCGAGATCCGCTACATAGCCAGGGCCCGGGGCGATGAGCTGACCGCTACCGCCACCTGGATGGGCGGCGGGCGCAACATCGCCCATTACCAGGTGCTGGTCACCGACAATCTGGGCAACCGCATCGCCCTGTTCAGTGCTTCGGCCTATCGCCTCGGCCAGTGA
- a CDS encoding GlxA family transcriptional regulator, which translates to MDEVGILAYDGCWGLGLFSATDFFRIVSLLERHLGVAQGYRVRVLSSDGAPITLASGHVIHPDGALDDAGACGLIVIPPLEGPRLSAGFHPDARALAWLARQRERGARILSMTTGACYVAAAGLGQGLLLATHWAFVRQLKRDYPNCEFIAHPSFMQAHGIWSSGSLGGGFDALLEILAQDRGDRFAQLCATHLLVAAPERLSPILPGHRNHRDPAIFKVQDWIESHHGQAITLADMAREARLSERTLKRRFQLATRLPPNLYLQRVRVDKAKKLLLASDLSVKAIAYEVGYENVSYFVRLFKAQVGQTPALWRSGANLAAP; encoded by the coding sequence ATGGACGAGGTGGGGATTCTGGCCTACGACGGCTGTTGGGGCCTGGGGCTGTTCTCGGCGACGGATTTCTTTCGCATCGTTTCACTGCTGGAACGACACCTTGGGGTCGCCCAGGGCTATCGGGTCAGGGTGCTGTCGAGCGATGGCGCGCCGATCACCCTCGCCAGTGGCCACGTCATTCACCCGGACGGCGCGCTGGACGATGCCGGCGCTTGCGGGCTGATCGTGATTCCCCCGCTCGAAGGCCCACGCCTGAGCGCAGGTTTTCATCCCGACGCTCGAGCCCTGGCGTGGCTCGCCCGTCAGCGGGAGCGCGGGGCGCGGATTCTGAGCATGACCACAGGCGCCTGCTACGTGGCGGCGGCCGGGCTCGGCCAAGGGCTGCTGCTGGCAACCCATTGGGCCTTTGTCCGGCAATTGAAGAGGGATTATCCCAACTGCGAATTCATCGCCCACCCGTCCTTCATGCAGGCACACGGCATCTGGAGCAGCGGGTCGCTGGGGGGTGGCTTCGATGCCCTGCTGGAGATCCTGGCCCAGGACCGTGGCGACCGCTTCGCCCAGCTCTGCGCCACCCACTTGCTGGTCGCGGCACCCGAGCGCCTGAGCCCGATCCTGCCGGGGCATCGCAATCACCGCGATCCGGCGATCTTCAAGGTGCAGGACTGGATCGAAAGCCACCACGGCCAGGCGATCACCCTCGCCGACATGGCTCGCGAGGCCCGCCTGAGCGAACGCACCCTCAAGCGCCGCTTCCAGCTGGCGACCCGCTTGCCGCCCAATCTCTACCTGCAGCGCGTGCGGGTCGACAAGGCCAAGAAACTGCTGCTGGCCAGCGACCTGTCGGTCAAGGCCATCGCTTACGAGGTGGGCTACGAGAACGTCAGTTACTTCGTGCGGCTGTTCAAGGCCCAGGTCGGCCAGACCCCGGCCCTGTGGCGCAGCGGCGCCAACCTCGCGGCGCCTTGA
- a CDS encoding MFS transporter: MPFIVYIFSLSAFALGLAEFVPIGLTEVMARDLGLQVEQAGGAITLYALGATCAAPILTALTASWPRRRVMLGTVLVFCAGSLGAAFASSLWSLLAARFIAGMGHGLFLAVASSTAAHLAGPKQAGRAVAGVFAGFTLAMAIGVPISTYLGGLGAWRPVLGAIAGFGALGFLGLLFGMDEPARASGAAGRDSAASALKSLLHPALLVAALVTVLGYAGSFSAYTYIAPLLTGVTQVSIATVGLFMLGYGVLAAVGNLLGGRLTDRLGADRASAIVLAGIAGCGLGLWGLVHSALAMAVVVALLGLFTYAAVPALQARLIGVAERHAPHAHGVAAGLNIAGFNLGIALGAWSGGVTLGSLGIARMGLTGAGLALLGLILLVWLGAAGSGRAVGPAKDAGH, from the coding sequence ATGCCCTTCATCGTCTACATCTTCAGCCTCAGTGCCTTCGCCCTGGGGCTTGCCGAATTCGTCCCCATCGGTCTCACCGAGGTCATGGCCCGGGACCTGGGCCTGCAGGTCGAGCAGGCTGGCGGCGCAATCACCCTGTATGCCCTGGGCGCGACCTGCGCGGCGCCGATCCTCACGGCCCTGACGGCAAGCTGGCCGCGCCGGCGGGTGATGCTGGGCACCGTGCTGGTGTTCTGCGCCGGCAGCCTGGGTGCCGCATTCGCCAGCAGCCTGTGGTCGCTGCTGGCGGCCCGGTTTATCGCCGGCATGGGCCATGGCCTGTTCCTGGCCGTGGCGTCCAGTACCGCAGCCCACCTGGCCGGGCCGAAGCAGGCCGGCCGCGCAGTGGCCGGGGTGTTCGCAGGCTTCACCCTGGCCATGGCCATTGGTGTGCCCATCAGCACCTACCTCGGTGGCCTGGGCGCTTGGCGACCGGTGCTGGGGGCGATTGCCGGGTTCGGTGCATTGGGCTTCCTCGGGCTGCTGTTTGGCATGGATGAACCGGCCAGGGCTTCGGGGGCGGCGGGTCGGGATTCGGCGGCCTCGGCACTCAAGTCACTGTTGCATCCCGCCTTGCTGGTGGCTGCCCTGGTGACCGTGCTGGGTTATGCCGGTTCGTTCAGCGCCTATACCTACATTGCGCCGCTGTTGACCGGCGTGACCCAGGTCAGCATCGCCACGGTTGGCCTCTTCATGCTGGGTTATGGCGTGCTCGCCGCGGTCGGCAACCTGCTGGGTGGACGCCTGACCGATCGCCTGGGCGCCGACCGGGCCAGTGCCATCGTGCTTGCCGGTATTGCCGGCTGTGGGCTGGGCTTGTGGGGGCTGGTGCATTCGGCCCTGGCCATGGCCGTGGTGGTGGCTTTGCTAGGGCTGTTCACCTATGCCGCGGTGCCTGCGTTGCAGGCCCGGCTGATTGGCGTTGCCGAGCGACATGCGCCCCATGCCCACGGCGTGGCGGCGGGGCTCAACATCGCCGGGTTCAACCTGGGGATCGCCCTGGGCGCGTGGTCGGGTGGGGTGACCCTGGGCTCGCTGGGCATTGCCCGCATGGGCCTGACCGGGGCGGGGCTGGCACTGCTGGGGCTGATCCTGCTGGTTTGGCTGGGGGCTGCCGGATCGGGCCGGGCCGTCGGGCCTGCCAAAGACGCAGGACACTGA